The following proteins are encoded in a genomic region of Gimesia algae:
- a CDS encoding DUF1559 family PulG-like putative transporter yields the protein MAAPKRTKKTGREASRRVHWIVIVVSGIGLAVLVGVLWHSVDIARQAALHSSCSWPVGKLHLAMHNYHAVHGHFPPAYLADEDGTPIHSWRVLLLPYMDEQQLYDAYSFDEPWNGPNNIRLAHKMPETYHCPSEPESDSVTSYVVIVGKDTAFPFDQPTSSEDFRDGRENTILVAEIADSDILWTEPRDLAADTMSSTVNHESLPSISSARRRGPRVNTAGPITSHSLSRNLAPETLRAFTTIAAGDEISMVEFLDTGFESLGHSAVTDQILRDFSYWNKVSGLWLSRSKVTDAGIKYLRGATHLYSLNLSGTEVTDAALEHLKGLPELHSVNLRGTQVSPRGVLELIASSDSMQIVFPGGWGWKLENSHGFQLKLSSSAITGDLFQLFGTVRAPAYLDLDGIALMDEGLANLGGFEDLRTLRISNTQISSAGLKHLAGLASLRKLDLRGSAVADEGINKLQRALPNCKIDWDGTK from the coding sequence GTGGCCGCACCGAAACGAACCAAGAAGACCGGCCGTGAGGCTTCCCGGCGTGTGCATTGGATCGTGATCGTCGTCAGCGGCATAGGACTCGCAGTGCTTGTCGGCGTCCTGTGGCACTCTGTTGACATCGCGCGCCAAGCGGCACTTCACTCCAGTTGCAGTTGGCCCGTGGGCAAGTTGCACCTCGCGATGCACAACTATCATGCAGTCCACGGCCACTTTCCACCCGCCTACTTGGCTGACGAGGATGGCACACCCATTCACAGCTGGCGGGTCCTCCTCCTACCGTATATGGATGAACAACAGCTCTACGATGCTTACAGTTTCGACGAGCCATGGAATGGGCCGAACAACATCCGCCTGGCCCACAAGATGCCCGAGACCTATCATTGTCCCAGCGAGCCAGAATCGGACTCGGTGACGAGCTACGTTGTCATTGTTGGGAAGGACACGGCGTTCCCGTTCGACCAGCCGACGTCATCTGAGGACTTTCGTGACGGGCGTGAAAACACCATTCTTGTGGCTGAGATCGCCGACTCAGATATCCTCTGGACCGAGCCCCGCGACCTCGCGGCCGACACCATGAGCTCTACCGTCAACCACGAATCGCTGCCGAGCATTTCCAGTGCGCGCCGCCGAGGGCCGCGTGTGAACACGGCCGGTCCCATCACTTCTCATTCCTTGAGTCGGAATCTCGCCCCCGAGACACTCAGGGCGTTCACCACAATTGCGGCGGGCGATGAGATTTCCATGGTGGAGTTTCTCGACACCGGATTTGAGAGTCTTGGTCACAGTGCGGTCACCGATCAGATTCTGCGAGACTTCAGCTACTGGAACAAGGTTAGCGGTCTCTGGCTCAGTCGCTCCAAGGTCACGGATGCAGGCATCAAGTACCTGCGGGGGGCAACACATCTCTATTCGCTGAACCTGAGCGGTACCGAAGTGACCGACGCAGCCCTGGAGCACCTAAAGGGGCTGCCTGAGCTGCATTCCGTCAATCTCCGCGGCACACAAGTTTCCCCTCGTGGTGTGCTGGAATTGATCGCCTCGTCAGATTCTATGCAGATTGTGTTCCCCGGAGGGTGGGGGTGGAAGCTCGAAAACTCGCACGGGTTTCAGTTGAAGCTGAGCAGTTCTGCGATTACAGGAGATCTGTTTCAACTCTTCGGAACCGTTCGGGCTCCGGCTTACTTAGATCTGGACGGAATCGCATTGATGGACGAAGGCCTGGCGAACCTCGGGGGGTTCGAAGATTTGCGAACGCTACGGATTTCCAACACGCAGATTTCCAGCGCCGGCCTGAAGCACCTGGCCGGGCTTGCCAGCCTCCGGAAGCTGGACCTCCGCGGCTCAGCGGTTGCCGACGAAGGTATCAATAAACTCCAGCGAGCGTTGCCGAACTGCAAGATTGACTGGGACGGGACGAAGTGA